One genomic window of Coregonus clupeaformis isolate EN_2021a chromosome 12, ASM2061545v1, whole genome shotgun sequence includes the following:
- the LOC121578294 gene encoding intraflagellar transport protein 52 homolog, whose product MEKEQRNSVVFNASKRELFTANNGYKSLQKRLRAQWKIQSIKEELSLEKLNGVKLWITAGPREKFTAAELEVLKQYLDGGGDVLVMLGEGGEMKYDTNINFLLEEFGIMVNNDAVVRNVYYKYFHPKEALVSNGVLNREISRAAGKVVTGIIEDESAGNNAQALTFVYPYGATLSVMKPAVAVLSTGSVCFPLNRPVLAFYQVKEAGKLAVMGSCHMFSDQYLDKEENSKIMDVVFQWLMGDNINLNQIDAEDPEITDYTMLPDTGCLSERLRVCLQEGEENPRDFTSLFDMSLLKLSTNTLPQVISSYKQMNVKHEPLQLITPQFETPLPQLEPAVFPPAFRDLPPPMLDLFDLDETFSSEKVRLAQLSNKCTDDDLEFYVRKCGDILGVTGKLDKDQRDAKHILEHIFFQVVEFKKLNQEHDIDTETRFSPF is encoded by the exons ATGGAGAAGGAGCAGCGCAACAGTGTTGTTTTTAACGCATCCAAGAGAGAACTGTTCACTGCCAACAATGGTTACAAGTCCCTGCAGAAGAGACTCAGGGCACAATGGAAGATTCAGAG CATAAAAGAGGAGCTCTCCTTGGAGAAGTTGAATGGTGTGAAGTTGTGGATTACTGCTGGCCCCAGGGAAAAGTTCACTGCTGCTGAG TTGGAGGTCCTGAAGCAGTACTTGGATGGGGGAGGAGATGTCCTTGTGATGCTGGGTGAAGGAGGGGAGATGAAGTATGACACCAATATCAACTTCCTCCTTGAGGAGTTTGGGATAATGGTCAACAATG ATGCTGTCGTGAGGAATGTTTACTACAAGTATTTCCATCCAAAAGAAGCACTTGTGTCCAATGGTGTTCTGAACAG AGAGATCAGTCGGGCTGCAGGCAAGGTGGTGACAGGGATCATCGAAGATGAAAGTGCCGGGAACAATGCACA GGCCCTCACATTTGTGTACCCGTATGGAGCTACACTGAGTGTGATGAAGCCTGCTGTGGCTGTTCTCTCCACTGGGTCTGTCTGCTTCCCCCTCAACAGGCCTGTCCTCGCCTTCTATCAGGTCAAG GAGGCAGGCAAACTGGCAGTGATGGGTTCCTGTCACATGTTCAGTGACCAGTACCTAGACAAAGAGGAGAACAGTAAAATAATG GATGTTGTTTTCCAGTGGCTCATGGGTGATAACATTAATCTGAACCAGATAGATGCAGAGGACCCCGAG ATCACAGATTACACCATGCTACCAGACACAGGCTGCCTGTCTGAGCGACTGCGAGTATGCTTGCAAGAGGGAGAGGAAAACCCAAGAGACTTTACCTCCCTGTTTGACATGTCTCTACTCAAACTATCAACAAACACGTTACCCCAAGTCATCAG TTCCTACAAGCAGATGAATGTCAAACATGAGCCTCTCCAGCTGATCACACCTCAGTTTGAGACTCCCCTTCCCCAGCTGGAGCCTGCT GTCTTCCCGCCTGCCTTTAGGGATCTGCCTCCCCCCATGCTTGACCTATTTGACCTGGATGAAACCTTCTCTTCTGAGAAAGTGCGTTTGGCACAGCTCTCCAACAAAT GCACAGACGATGATCTAGAGTTCTACGTGAGGAAGTGTGGGGACATCTTGGGGGTGACGGGGAAGTTGGATAAAGACCAGAGGGATGCCAAACACATCCTGGAGCACATCTTCTTCCAGGTCGTGGAGTTCAAGAAGCTCAATCAG GAACATGATATTGACACAGAGACCAGGTTTTCCCCATTCTGA